The proteins below come from a single Xenopus tropicalis strain Nigerian chromosome 9, UCB_Xtro_10.0, whole genome shotgun sequence genomic window:
- the LOC116407762 gene encoding DELTA-thalatoxin-Avl1a-like, whose amino-acid sequence MQPLVELVSKVDTGRCVCIEIANKTSSITLSSPSSYCKSGFVYCPPPPTISPGNVDHCMFVKTPSTACGSVGVLTYHYSETHTIAILFSNPFDYNIHSIYFGALITDEVRKADQALYNEMYHYDGQSDHQKLIEVTRNGESLGVHLGHVKVLATMSNDKKAILRVEILETGA is encoded by the exons ATGCAGCCACTGGTTGAACTGGTTTCCAAAGTGGACACAGGAAGATGTGTGTGCATTGAAATAGCCAACAAGACCAGTTCTATCACCTTATCTTCTCCAAG CTCCTACTGTAAAAGCGGCTTTGTGTATTGCCCGCCCCCTCCCACCATCTCTCCTGGTAACGTGGACCACTGTATGTTTGTGAAAACGCCATCGACGGCCTGTGGCAGCGTGGGAGTCCTCACCTATCACTACTCTGAAACCCACACCATCGCAATCCTCTTTTCTAACCCTTTTGATTACAACATACACAGCATATATTTCGGTGCGCTGATCACCGATGAAGTCCGTAAGGCCGACCAGGCTCTTTACAACGAGATGTACCACTATGACGGCCAAAGTGATCATCAGAAACTAATTGAGGTCACTAGAAACGGGGAGTCCTTGGGCGTTCATCTTGGCCACGTGAAAGTTTTAGCCACAATGTCCAATGACAAAAAGGCTATCTTGAGAGTAGAGATTTTAGAGACAGGGGCATAG